Genomic segment of Truepera radiovictrix DSM 17093:
TGCAGCACGGCGAGGTGGCGCTGCCCCTCGAGCCTAATGGTGATGGGTTTGTCGGCCTCGGGGGTGTACTTAACGGCGTTGTCGAGGAGGTTGTTGAGCACGATGGCGAAAGCCGCGGGGTCGAGCGAGACGGGGAGCGCTTCGGGGCAGTAGTGCACCTTAAGGCGGGCGCCGCGCGCCTCTAAGCCGCCCTGGAGGGGCGCGAGCGCCTCGCGCAGGGCGTCGTTGAGGTCGACCTCGCGGAGCCGGCTGACCGCCAGGGCGTGCTCGAGCCGCGCCGCCGCGAGGACCTGTTCGCTGGTGGCCTCGAGGCGGCGCAGCTCGCTATTCATCCGCTCGAGGTAGTCGCGCTGTTTGGCCGGGCTCAGCGAGCGGTAGAGCACGCTCTCGAGGAGCAGCTTAAGGGTGCTCAAGGGGGTCTTGAATTCGTGCGACACGGCGTTGAGAAAGTTTTGCTGGCGGCGTTTGAGGTCGCGTTCGGCGCGCAGCGAGAGCGCGATGAAGTAGAGCCCGGCGAGCATCACGAGCACGTAAAAGGGCCCCTCGAAGGCGAACATGCGCAGGTGCCCCGTCTGCGCGTCGCGAAAGGCGCGCAGCTGCGCGGGGTCGACCTCGGCCCGCACGAAGCCCTCGGGGGTGCTCACCAGGCGCAGGTGCGGGTAGGTGGCTTCGATCTGCGCCCTGACGGCGCTTTCATCGTCAAACGCGAGCAACAGGTTGACCGTCGCCGCGTCGCGCTGCCACGCCGAGAGCGTCTCGCGCGTGACCCGCGCGATGTAGCGCTGCTGAAAGACGATCCACCACGTCACCTGAGCGAGCAGAAAAACGACCACCACGCCGAACGCGATGCGGGTCGCGGTTTGGGAGGTGAGCCGGAGGCGCTTCACCCCCTTAGTCTTTCACACACGGCCCCCTCACGCTGTTACGCAGCTCAGCCGAGCCAGCCCTTTGCGGCGGCCTCGAGGGCGTAGTAGGTGATGATCAGGTCGGCGCCCGCGCGTTTAATCGCCCAGAGGCTCTCCTGCACGGCGCTCGCTTCGTCGAGAGCACCCGCGCGCGCCGCCGCCTTGAGCGCCGCGTACTCCCCCGAGACGTGGTAAGCGGCTAGCGGCAAGGGGGTCGCGGCGCGCATCCGCCAGAGGACGTCGAGGTAAGCCAGCGCGGGTTTGACCATCAGCATGTCCGCCCCTTCGGCCTCGTCGAGGGCGGTTTCGACGAGGCCCTCGCGGGCGTTGCGGGGGTCCATCTGGTAGGTGCGGCGGTCTCTGGGGGGGAGCATCCCGTCGGGGGACGTCCCCCCCTGGGGCGCCGAGCCCGCCGCCTCGCGGAAGGGCCCGTAGAACGCCGAGGCGTACTTGACGGTGTAGGCCAAGATGCCGACCCCCGTGAAACCGGCGCGGTCGAGCGCGCCGCGCAGGTAGCCGACGCGCCCGTCCATCATGTCCGAGGGGGAGACGAGGTCGGCGCCCGCCTCGGCGTGCGTCACGGCCATCTCGGCTAGGGCGGCGAGGCTCGAGTCGTTGTCGATGACGACCCCGCGCGGCGTCGCCTTGAGGAGCCCGCAGTGGCCGTGGTCGGTGTAGCCGCAGAGGCACACGTCGGTGATCAACACGAGGTCGCTGCCAAAAGCGCGCCGCGCCTCGCGCAGCGCCCGCGCGACGGGACCCTGGGGGTCAGCCGCGCGCACGCCGCGGGGGTCTTTGTCCGCCGCACCGAGGACGCCGAAGAGCACGGCGGCGCGGACGCCAAGCTCGAGGCCCCGCTCGAGCTGCCGCAAAAGCCTGTCGACGCTGAGGCGCGAGACCCCCGGGAGCGCCCCGATGGGTTCTTCGGCGCCGGACCCCGCGATCACGAA
This window contains:
- a CDS encoding sensor histidine kinase codes for the protein MKRLRLTSQTATRIAFGVVVVFLLAQVTWWIVFQQRYIARVTRETLSAWQRDAATVNLLLAFDDESAVRAQIEATYPHLRLVSTPEGFVRAEVDPAQLRAFRDAQTGHLRMFAFEGPFYVLVMLAGLYFIALSLRAERDLKRRQQNFLNAVSHEFKTPLSTLKLLLESVLYRSLSPAKQRDYLERMNSELRRLEATSEQVLAAARLEHALAVSRLREVDLNDALREALAPLQGGLEARGARLKVHYCPEALPVSLDPAAFAIVLNNLLDNAVKYTPEADKPITIRLEGQRHLAVLHVEDRGVGLREGERRRIFDPFYRVGDELTRATSGVGLGLHLVRSVTEVMNGWVRCDAPLDPRTGRGSRFSVVLPKRVGAATPERTPSLTPQDMTR
- the hemB gene encoding porphobilinogen synthase — protein: MTPPKPQPHAPPNTAPEPHSPLALPRRPRRLRASPALRDLVAETRLAPSDLIAPFFVIAGSGAEEPIGALPGVSRLSVDRLLRQLERGLELGVRAAVLFGVLGAADKDPRGVRAADPQGPVARALREARRAFGSDLVLITDVCLCGYTDHGHCGLLKATPRGVVIDNDSSLAALAEMAVTHAEAGADLVSPSDMMDGRVGYLRGALDRAGFTGVGILAYTVKYASAFYGPFREAAGSAPQGGTSPDGMLPPRDRRTYQMDPRNAREGLVETALDEAEGADMLMVKPALAYLDVLWRMRAATPLPLAAYHVSGEYAALKAAARAGALDEASAVQESLWAIKRAGADLIITYYALEAAAKGWLG